One part of the Streptomyces ferrugineus genome encodes these proteins:
- a CDS encoding glycoside hydrolase family 32 protein: MRMMSRRSLLAGSAAGASATLLPTASPAAAKPGKPAATCASYRAEYHFTVPDQWKNDPQRPVWIDGEYRYYYLYNPDYLAGGTTTGTAWRLATSTDLVSFQDRGTAVPKDTTVNGDVWSGSAVIDTDDTAGFGAGAVIVIATMAPDEVTQAQYLYYSTDGGRTFTNHGTDPVLPNPGVRDFRDPKVIRDEERGRWVMALAENDKVGFYHSDDLKSWTYAGGFVHGGIGVLECPDLFRVTADDGTAKWVLGVSANGKGSGRPNTYAYWTGSFDGTAFTADATDPQWLDHGWDWYAAVTFDRHRSDGSVDPSVRYAMGWLNNWDYANITPTIDCDGFNGTDSIVRQLTLKRASSGTYYLASQPVAGLDAHVSRTVNLGDLEVSGTRVLDYRGTAYEVTCEITWDQLTGAGVQLRRSPDGSRHVDAGVYRDYAFLNRRPTVNPDASGRWQESHSPFDPSTRRVRLRILVDRTSVEMFVDDGRYVHSSEVFPYLIDTGLALFTIDGPAVFRNTVIREFAV, translated from the coding sequence ATGCGCATGATGTCCAGGAGATCGCTGCTCGCCGGTTCAGCGGCCGGGGCCTCGGCCACGCTGTTGCCGACCGCGTCTCCGGCCGCCGCGAAACCTGGGAAACCGGCCGCCACCTGCGCGAGCTATCGCGCCGAGTACCACTTCACGGTGCCCGACCAGTGGAAGAACGACCCGCAGCGCCCGGTCTGGATCGACGGGGAGTATCGCTACTACTACCTGTACAACCCGGACTATCTCGCCGGCGGAACCACCACGGGCACCGCGTGGCGCCTCGCCACCAGCACCGATCTGGTCTCCTTCCAGGACCGAGGGACAGCTGTGCCGAAGGACACGACGGTCAACGGCGACGTCTGGTCCGGGTCGGCGGTGATCGACACGGACGACACCGCGGGCTTCGGCGCGGGGGCGGTGATCGTCATCGCCACCATGGCGCCGGACGAGGTCACGCAGGCGCAGTACCTGTACTACTCGACCGACGGCGGCCGGACGTTCACGAACCACGGGACCGATCCCGTCCTGCCCAACCCCGGTGTGCGCGACTTCCGCGATCCCAAGGTGATCCGGGACGAGGAGCGCGGCCGGTGGGTGATGGCACTGGCCGAGAACGACAAGGTGGGCTTCTACCACTCGGACGACCTGAAGTCCTGGACGTACGCCGGAGGCTTCGTCCACGGCGGCATCGGCGTCCTGGAGTGCCCGGACCTGTTCCGCGTCACCGCCGACGACGGCACCGCGAAGTGGGTGCTCGGCGTGAGCGCCAACGGCAAGGGCTCGGGGCGGCCGAACACCTACGCCTACTGGACGGGCTCCTTCGACGGTACGGCCTTCACCGCCGACGCCACCGACCCGCAGTGGCTCGACCACGGCTGGGACTGGTACGCGGCCGTCACCTTCGACCGGCACCGGAGCGACGGCTCGGTGGACCCGTCCGTCCGCTACGCCATGGGCTGGCTGAACAACTGGGACTACGCCAACATCACGCCCACGATCGACTGCGACGGCTTCAACGGCACGGACTCGATCGTCCGTCAGCTCACCCTGAAGCGGGCCTCCTCCGGAACGTACTACCTGGCCTCACAGCCGGTCGCGGGCTTGGATGCCCATGTCTCGCGCACCGTGAACCTGGGCGACCTGGAGGTCTCCGGCACCCGGGTGCTCGACTACCGGGGCACGGCGTACGAGGTGACCTGCGAGATCACCTGGGACCAACTCACCGGCGCCGGAGTCCAGTTGCGTCGCTCTCCCGACGGCAGCCGTCACGTCGACGCCGGGGTCTACCGGGACTACGCCTTCCTCAACCGCCGCCCCACCGTGAACCCGGACGCCTCCGGCAGGTGGCAGGAGAGCCACAGCCCCTTCGACCCGTCAACCCGCAGGGTGCGGCTGCGCATCCTGGTCGACCGCACATCCGTCGAGATGTTCGTGGACGACGGACGGTACGTGCACTCCTCGGAGGTCTTCCCGTACCTGATCGACACCGGGCTCGCCCTGTTCACGATCGACGGCCCGGCGGTGTTCCGGAACACCGTGATCCGGGAGTTCGCGGTCTGA